In Candidatus Deferrimicrobium sp., a genomic segment contains:
- a CDS encoding sigma-54 dependent transcriptional regulator produces the protein MSDRILIVDDEASLRDALARILAAEGYEVRQAGDGKEALGILVTQPFDFILCDLRMPVMGGLDLTREITARGIPGTVIIMSAFGTVETAVEAMKLGAYDYVSKPFMSDEILLTLRKAGERERLRTENAFLRSEIEKAARPEEILYASSPMEEVVRTAGKVKDYDATVLVTGESGTGKELVARLLHFGGRRKRNPFVALNCGAIPDTLLESELFGHRRGAFTEAKSDRAGLIEEAGGGTLFLDEIGEFPLPLQAKLLRFLQDGEIRRLGDSETRTVNVRLVAATARDLEREVAGGRFREDLFYRLNVIRIHVPPLRERRDDIPLLAKHFLSHYCGKYGKREMLLSPDALAVMTAHEWRGNVRELRNLMERCALLATGAEITRAGLLAVWKGSGSLEGGGTGPALEIRIPVSPERPDLKAAVRELERQLIRIALERTGGSRPKAAEMLGISHPTLLYKAKEFGIEGG, from the coding sequence ATGTCTGACAGGATCCTGATCGTGGACGACGAGGCGTCGCTGCGCGACGCGCTGGCGAGAATCCTGGCTGCGGAAGGGTACGAGGTCCGGCAGGCGGGGGACGGGAAGGAAGCGCTCGGGATTCTCGTCACGCAGCCGTTCGACTTCATCCTGTGCGACCTGCGGATGCCCGTAATGGGCGGTCTCGACCTCACGCGGGAGATCACCGCGCGCGGGATCCCGGGGACCGTAATCATAATGTCGGCGTTCGGTACCGTGGAAACCGCCGTCGAGGCGATGAAGCTTGGCGCCTACGACTACGTTTCAAAGCCGTTCATGAGCGACGAGATTCTCCTCACCCTGCGGAAGGCGGGGGAGCGGGAGCGACTGCGGACCGAGAACGCCTTCCTGCGGAGCGAGATCGAGAAGGCCGCCCGCCCGGAAGAGATCCTCTACGCGTCCAGCCCGATGGAAGAGGTGGTCCGCACGGCGGGGAAGGTGAAGGATTACGACGCCACGGTGCTGGTCACCGGGGAGAGCGGCACCGGGAAGGAGCTGGTGGCGCGTCTTCTTCACTTCGGGGGGCGCAGGAAAAGGAACCCGTTCGTCGCCCTCAACTGCGGCGCGATCCCGGATACGCTTCTCGAGAGCGAGCTCTTCGGCCACCGCCGGGGAGCCTTCACCGAGGCGAAATCCGACCGGGCGGGCCTGATCGAGGAGGCCGGCGGCGGCACGCTCTTCCTCGACGAGATCGGGGAGTTCCCCCTTCCGCTTCAGGCGAAGTTGCTCCGTTTTCTCCAGGATGGGGAGATCCGTCGCCTCGGCGACTCGGAAACAAGGACGGTCAACGTGCGCCTGGTGGCCGCGACGGCGCGCGATCTCGAGCGCGAGGTGGCAGGGGGGCGGTTCCGCGAGGACCTCTTCTATCGTCTCAACGTAATCCGGATCCACGTGCCGCCGTTGAGGGAGCGCCGCGACGATATCCCGCTCCTCGCGAAGCACTTCCTGTCCCACTATTGCGGGAAGTACGGGAAGCGTGAGATGCTCCTCTCGCCTGACGCATTGGCGGTGATGACCGCCCACGAGTGGCGGGGGAACGTCCGCGAGCTTCGCAACCTGATGGAGCGATGCGCCCTGTTGGCGACGGGCGCCGAGATTACGCGCGCCGGGTTGCTCGCGGTGTGGAAGGGAAGCGGGTCCCTCGAGGGGGGGGGGACCGGACCGGCACTCGAAATCCGGATCCCCGTCTCCCCGGAGCGGCCGGATCTCAAGGCGGCGGTTCGGGAGCTCGAGCGCCAGTTGATCCGGATAGCCTTGGAGCGGACCGGCGGGAGTCGGCCCAAGGCGGCCGAGATGCTCGGGATCAGCCACCCGACGCTCCTGTACAAGGCGAAGGAGTTCGGGATCGAGGGAGGATAA